The Microbacterium forte sequence TGGATCTCGTCGCCCTACCTCGTGCCGCAGATACCCGACTCGGTCGAGTTCGACACGGTCCTCCTCGTCGACGCGGCCGCCATCAACCTGGCAGAAGCCGCCCCGGCGATCCGCCGTGCGCGTCAGGTCGTGGCGTTCGGAGACCCGGTCACGCAGCTGCCGACCGCGTTCCACGTCGCGGTCGACCCGGGTTCCGAGTGGGAGCACGAGGTTCCCTTCGACTCCGTGTCGGTGTTCGAGCGGCTGTCCGAGCTGCTGCCCGTGATGACCCTCACGCGCAGCTACCGCGCCGGCGGCGAAGATCTCGCCGAACTCATCAACGACGCGTTCTACGGCGGCGAGATCGTCTCCCTGCCCTGGGCGGGGTCGTATCTGGGTCGCGGCAGCCTCACCGTCGACTACGTCGAAGGCGGCACGGGAGCGCCCGACCCCGTATCGGGTGCGGTGGAGAGCCCCGAGGCCGAGGTCGCCCGCGTCGTCACTCTGGTCGTCGAGCACGCCGTGCATCGCCCGGACGAGTCGTTGATGGTCGTCACGGCGAGCAGGCGTCACGCCGAGCGCGTGCGCGCGGCGGTCACCTCCGCCTTCGCCGGACGATCGGATGTCGCCGACTTCGTCGGTCGCGACACCGCCGAGCCCTTCGCGGTGCTCACGCTCGAGGAGTCCGTCGCCGAGAGTCGCGACCGCGTGATCTTCTCGCTCGGCTACGGTCTCACCAAGCACGGCCGGGTGCTCAGCGACTTCGGTGACCTCTCGACGCCGGACGGCGAGCGGCTGCTCACCGTGGGAATGACCCGCGCCCGGCGGTCCATGGTCATCGTCTCGTCGATCCGACCCTCCTCGTTCGACGACGGTCGACTCGAGTTCGGCGCGGCCACGCTGATGTCGATCCTGGGCGGCCTCGCCACCCGTGCACGCGATGCGCGCCTCGAAGACCTCGCCGATCCGCTGACGCTCGCACTCGCACGCGAGCTGCGCCGCCTCGGCGCCTCCGTCGACGTCGACTATCGCGGCCTGCTGCCCCTCGTCGCCCAGCACAACGGCAAGGCGGTCGTGATCGAGTCCGACCCAGAGTCGCGTGGCGAGTCGTTGCGCGAGACGCTCCGACTGCGCCCGCATGTGCTGCGTCGCCTCGGTTGGCACTACGTGCGCGTGCATGCGTTCGACCTCTACAGCGACCCGGTCACCGCGGCCTCGCGCATCGCCGGTGTCCTGGGCATCTCGGCATCCGCGGCTCGCGCCGACAACGACACGCAGCCGATCGATCTCACCGATCCGCAGAATGACTGACGAGCGCGACCCTGACGCACCCCGGCAGAAGGTCGTGCGGGTCTCCGGATCGAGACGTGCCCGGCTGACTCCCGTGCCGGGAACCGACACCGACCCGGAACGGGTCGTGAAGGACCCCCAGCGGCCGAAGGGCCCGAAGGGGCCGAACGACGATCAGCTGATGCAGGACGTGCCCCCGCACTACTGAACACCTGCCCCTGCGCCTTCTGCAGGGGATACGACGAAGCGCACGGTCCGATCAGGACCGTGCGCTTCGTGGTAGGACGATGCCGCGTCAGCTGCGCGAGCTGTTCCTGGCCAGCAGGTCGCGGATCTCGACGAGCAGCTCGGCTTCGGTCGCGGCGGCCGGCTCCTCCTCCGGCTGCTCGGCGGGCGTGCCCTTGCGAGCCTCGACGTGCGCCTTGAACGTGTTCATCGGCAGGACGAAGACGAAGTAGACCACCAGGGCGACCGACAGGAAGCTGATGACCGCCGAGATCAGGTCGCCGATGGGGAACGTGACCGTGTCGCCGTAGATGC is a genomic window containing:
- the mscL gene encoding large conductance mechanosensitive channel protein MscL, with translation MLKGFKDFILRGNVIDLAVAVVIGTAFTAIVTAVVNSIITPLVSLFFKADATGNFGPQLTSIYGDTVTFPIGDLISAVISFLSVALVVYFVFVLPMNTFKAHVEARKGTPAEQPEEEPAAATEAELLVEIRDLLARNSSRS